Within Pseudomonas sp. LBUM920, the genomic segment GGCGATTGTTGTGATAGATGCGCGCGCCGAACTTGCTGCGCAGCCAGGACAGGAAAAATACCCGCTCCATTTGCGCGCCGAACTGGCCTTGCCAGCGTTGTTCGAGTTCCTGGAGCAGCGGCAGCAGCAACTGCTCGCACAGGGTACGAGGCGGGTACAACGCCATGGCTTGGTTGAACGCATCGTCGACCCGGCGCTCGGCCAACGCGCTGATGGCGTTCACCAGGTTCTGGCGCAGGGCGTGCCATTCGTTTTCGACGGTGTCGGGGCTGGCTTGGGCCGAGTCGATCAAGCCTTTGACCTGGCTGACCGGCACGCCGCGGTTGAGCCAGGTCAGGATGGTGTGGATGCGTTGCACGTGTTCGGCGCTGAACAGCCGGTGGCCCTTGGGCGTGCGCTGGGGCACGATCAGGCCGTAGCGGCGTTCCCAGGCGCGCAGGGTCACGGCGTTGACGCCGGTCTGGCGCGCCACTTCGCGAATGGGCAGCCAACCGTCCTGGAGGGCTTGGGCGATGTCTTCGCCGGGTTCGTCTTGCAGGTCAGCTTTCATAATGTACTTTTCATGGGTCAGATCGCATTACGCAGGCTGAGGTTTTCAGGGTGCGGTTGCAGGTAGGCCTGCTGCGCGATGTAACGGTCCGGGTGTTGGCGGAAGTGGTGTTTGAGCAGGGTCAATGGCACCACCAGCGGTACGATGCCGGTACGGTACTGGCCGATGACGGTTTGCATTTCCTGCTTGTCGTCGGCGCTGATGGCCTGTTTGAGGTAGCCGCTGATGTGTTGCAGCACATTGGTGTGAGTGCCGCGGGTGGCGCATTTTTTCAGGCCGGTCATCAGCTCGCTGAAATAGCCGGCGGCCAGTTCGTCGAGGCGGGTGTCCTTGCCCATGCTGCCCAGCAGGTGGCCGAGGCTTTTGTAATGCACCGGGCTGTGGGCCATCAGCAGGTATTTGTAGCGCGAGTGAAATGCCAGCAGGCGGTGGCGGGTCAGGCCCTCGGCCAGCAGTTGTTGCCAGCTGGCGTACACAAAGACGCGGGTCAGGAAGTTCTCCCGCAACACCGGGTCATTCAGCCGACCGTCTTCTTCCACCGGCAGGTTGGGGTGGCGTGCGCAGAACGCCTGCGCGTAGATGCCGCGCCCGCCGCCGTCGACAGGTGTGCCGTTTTCACGGTAGACCTTGACCCGTTCCAGGCCACACGACGGCGACTTCTGCATGAAGATGTAGCCGCACAGGTCGGTGTGTTCCAGCGCCATCTGCTGGCCGTATTCGTCCAGTGGCTGCGTAACGTTAAGTTCACGGCGCACCGTGCCGACGGCCTGCGGCTGGGCCGGGTCGCCCACCAGGCGGATCGGTTCGCGGGGGATGCCCAGGCCGATTGCAACTTCAGGGCACAGCGGCACGAAGTCGAAGTAATCAGCGAGCGTCTGGCTGCACAGCAGGGATTGTTTGTGTCCGCCATTGAAGCGCACGTTCTCGCCTAACAGGCACGCGCTGATGGCGATCTTCGGTTTTCCAGTGCTGGACATGTTCAAACCTCTCCGAGATTCCTGTACAAACTCTTGAGTCTGTACAACTAAATCTCATCATAGGTTTGATGCTGTACAAGTCAAATATTTTGTACAAGTATTTTCGGGCGAACTACTTCCAGCCAATTCGCCAGTCTTCGGCATTTTGCAACGTTTGCCAGGCCAGGCGTTCAGCACGGCGAGTCATGACGGCTTGCAGCTCGATTTCCCGCACAGTGCCTTCCTCGTCACGGAACAATTCTGTGACCAAGAAGTGTTTCTCCTTGTTGCGAGGACGAGCTGCTGTCCACTTCGACAGCAGCAGTTTGGCGGGATTGATGCGGTTCATTGCAGGTGCTCGATCAAACGTCGCGCCGCTTCCTGGCCGCTGAGCCAAGCGCCTTCGACCCGGCCGGACAGGCACCAGTCGCCGCACACATACAAGCCCAGGTCAGCATCGGCCAGGACCCCGAATTCATGCGCGTTGGAGGGTCGCGCGTACAGCCAGCGATGCGCCAGGCTGAAAGAAGGCGCGGGCATGGCACTGTGCAGCAGCTCTGCGAAGGCGCCGTGCAGGTGTTCGATCACGGCTTCTTTGGGCAAGTCCAGGTGCGCCTTGCTCCACGCGCTGGTGGCGTGCAGCACCCACGTGTCGAGGGTGGTATCGCGCCCCGGTTTGCTGCGGTTGCGCGCGAGCCAGTCAAGCGGGCTGTCCTGGACGAAACAGCCTTCCATTGGTGTATCCAGAGGTTTGTCGAAAGCCAGCGCGATGGCCCAGGTCGGGTCCATTTTCACACCCGCAGCGGCACCCGCCAGCTTCGGCGCGGCGGCGAGCAGCGCGGTGGCCTGGGGCGCCGGCGTGGCAATCACGACGTGACTGAACGGGCCGTGATTGCCGCCGTCGGCGTCCAGCAGGTTCCAGTGCTGTTTGCCCTGGAACACTTCGGTGATGCGGCAACCGAATTCCACCGGCAAATCATCCAGCAGCGCACGGGTGATAGCACTCATGCGCGGCGTACCGACCCAGCGGATTTGCTCGTCGGGAGAGGGCGTGAGCTGACCGGACTTGAAGTTGTACAGCTGGGGTTTCCACTGCTCGGCCCAGCCGTTGCTTTGCCAGCGTTGCACTTCGTTGACGAAGCGCCGGTCGCGGGCTGTGAAGTATTGCGCACCCATGTCCAACGCGCCGGCGTCGCTGCGCTTGCTGGACATGCGGCCGCCGCTGCCGCGGCTTTTATCGAAGAGTTGTACAGCGTGCCCCGCGTCTCTTAACGCTCGGGCGGCGGAGAGACCGGCGATGCCGGTGCCGATGATCGCGATGGGAACAGTCATGGGAGGCCTCGTTTTACCGTTGGGTACAGACTACGCCGACACCAATAGCTGTACAATATTGTTTTTTGGTATAAGTTTTGGCGTACCTGTTCTTACGGCGTGGCCTATGGTTAAAGCTAAGGCTCAACCAAGAGCCACGCCCGATTGCAATTGATCCCTGCTTATAAAATAGACCAGTGATCGGCGGCGAACGTTACATGAGGAGTGTCCCATGCATATTTTGCTGACCGGCGGTACCGGCTTGATCGGTCGCCAGCTGTGCCAACGCTGGCTTGCCCAAGGGCATCGCTTGACCGTTTGGAGCCGTGAACCGGACACCGTTGCCAAGTGGTGCGGTGCGCAAGTGTTGGGCGTTGGCCGCTTGCAAGACGTGATCGGCAGCGTGGATGCGGTGGTCAATCTGGCCGGCGCGCCCATTGCTGATCGGCCCTGGACCAAAAAGCGCAAGGCCTTGTTGTGGAGCAGCCGCATCAGTCTCACCGAAACGCTGTTGGCGTGGATGGAAGGCCAGGCGCAAAAACCGCAGGTGCTGATTTCCGGTTCGGCGGTCGGTTGGTACGGTGACGGCGGCGAGCGCGAATTGACCGAGGCCAGCGGCCCGGTGCAGGACGACTTCCCGAGCCAGCTGTGTATCGCCTGGGAAGAAACGGCTCTGCGCGCCGAAGCCATGGGCATCCGCGTGGTGCTGGTGCGCACCGGCCTCGTGCTGGCGGCGAAGGGCGGCTTTTTGTCGCGGCTGTTGCTGCCGTTCAAGCTGGCGCTGGGCGGGCCGATCGGCGATGGTCGGCAGTGGATGCCGTGGGTTCATATCAAAGATCAAATCGCCCTGATTGATTTTCTTCTGCACAAGGCGGACGCCAGCGGTCCTTATAATGCCTGCGCGCCACACCCGGTGCGCAACCGCGAATTCGCCAAGACCCTGGGCCAGGTGCTGCACCGTCCCGCGTTCATGCCGATGCCGGCGTTTGCATTGAAGGTCGGGCTGGGTGAGTTGTCCGGGTTGTTGCTCGGCGGGCAAAAAGCTGTGCCCGAACGGCTGTTGGCGGCCGGTTTCACTTTTCAGTTCACTGAGTTGCACGCGGCCCTGGAAGACTTGTCCAGCCGCCTCTAGAGATAGGATGTTGCATGACGGATCACGCGTTGTTACTGGTCAACCTGGGTTCACCGGCCTCCACTTCGGTGGCCGATGTGCGCAGCTACCTCAATCAGTTCCTGATGGACCCTTACGTGATCGACCTGCCGTGGCCGGTGCGGCGGTTGCTGGTGTCGCTGATCCTGATCAAGCGCCCCGAGCAGTCGGCGCATGCCTACGCGTCGATCTGGTGGGACGAGGGTTCACCGCTGGTAGTCCTGAGTCGGCGTTTGCAGCAGCAAATGACCGCGCAGTGGACGCAGGGCCCGGTGGAGCTGGCGATGCGTTATGGCGAACCGTCGCTCGAAACGACGCTGACGCGCCTGGCCGCCCAGGGGATCAAGAAAGTCACCCTGGCGCCGTTGTACCCGCAGTTTGCCGACAGCACCGTGACCACCGTGGTTGAAGAAGCCAAACGTGTGGTGCGCGACAAAAAGCTCAACGTGCAGTTTTCGATCCTGCAGCCCTTTTACGATCAGCCGGAATACCTCGAGGCACTGGTTGCGAGCGCCCGGCCGTACGTCGAGCAGGATTACGATCATTTGCTCCTGAGTTTTCACGGCCTGCCCGAGCGTCATCTGAAAAAGCTCGACCCCACCGGCGGGCATTGTTTCAAGGATGCAAACTGCTGCCAGAACGCGTCGCCCGAGGTGCTTGCCACCTGCTATCGCGCGCAATGCTTCAGCGTTGCACGGGAATTTGCCGCGCGCATGGGCCTGCCGGATGGCAAGTGGTCGGTGGCATTCCAGTCGCGCCTGGGCCGGGCAAAATGGATCGAACCCTACACCGAAGCCCGCCTGGAAGCCCTGGCCCAGCAAGGCGTGAAAAAGCTGCTGGTGATGTGCCCGGCGTTTGTTGCCGATTGCATTGAGACGCTGGAAGAGATTGGGGATCGTGGGTTGGAGCAGTTCCGCGAAGCAGGCGGCGAGGAGTTGGTGTTGGTGCCGTGCCTCAATGATGACCCGCAGTGGGCTGCGGCGCTGAATACGTTGTGTGAAAGAGCGCCGCTGGCACTTTAACCCGTTTGTCGAAACGATAGAGATCAACTGTGGGAACGGGCTTGCCCGCGAATGCGCATTGTCAGTCAACGACTGTATTGACTGATGTGGCGCCTTCGCGAGCAAGCCCGCTCCCACAGGGTTTTGTAGGGCTTATTCGTGATGCGGTTCACCCAGGAACGTCAGCGAACTGAACAGCCCGCGCGTCGCCACATCGGCATTGTCCTTGAGCGGGATCTCCACCTGCGCCGCGATCACATTCAACCCTTCGTTACGCACCAGCACCTGGGCGCGACCATCTTTGCCGGTCTCGGTGCTCAAGGTGTTCGGCGCATTGCGATAGTCGCCCACCAGCTTGATCCCCGCCGCAGGCTTGCCATCCAACAGCACCCGTACCGGCAGTGACCGGCCAGGTCCTACCGTCAGCGGGTCCACTTCAGGCAGGATCAGCAGCTTGATCTGATCCAGCTTCGGCAACTTTGCCCCCGGCTGATAAATCGCCAGGCTGTATTTGAAGGTCTGGGTCGATGCAATCGCCCCCGGCACATGGCTGCGGCCCTGGTTGATCCACTTCTTGTCCGGCGTTTGCGACCACATGCCGTTATCCAACGCCACGGCTAAAACGGCGGGCGATTTGAGCGGCTTGAGGCGCGCGTGGTCGGCAAGGCGCTCTACGGTGACCGGAATCATCTTGGCGCTGGCGTCATACGCCCAGGCGCCGCTGATTTTCTCGGCCTTGAAGGCGTTGTCCTCGGCGCCGTGGCCGTAGATCACTTCGATATTGCCGCGCCGCTGTTCGGTCCACAGGCCGTGGGCAGAAACTTGGCTGGCACACAGCAGGCCGAGCACGGCCAGGGATTTTAAGGCTTGCATGGGAGCGTCCTTTTACAGGTTGAGGGTCAGGCTGACGGTGACGTTGCGCGGCTCACCGGGCGTGACCCAGTAATTGCTGTAGGAGCGCTCGTAGTACTTTTCGTCGAATAGGTTGTTGAGGTTCAGGCCCACGGTGACGCTGTCGCTGGCTTTGTAATGCGCCAGCAGGTCGACGGTGTGGTAAGCAGGCAGTTCGAAACGGCTGCCAGCCTCGCCGGAGCGGTCACCGACGTAGGTGAACGCTGCGCCCAGGTCCGAGCCGCGCAACACGCCATTCTGGAATTCATACACGCCCAGCAGGCTGGCGCTGCGCTTGGCCACGCCGAGAATTCGGCTGCCGGTAGGGATGGCTTTGTCACCCTTGGTCACTTCGGCGTCGATGTAGGCGAAGGCGCCGATGACGCGTACGGCGTCGGTCACTTGCCCACTCAGTTGCAGGTCAACACCCTGGCTGCGCGCCTTGCCCATGGCGCGCTGGGTATCGGTGGCGGGGTCGAGGGCGAGGACATTTTTCTTTTCGATGTGGAAGGCGGCGAGGGTGGTGCTCAGGCGATCGTCGAACAGCTCGCTCTTGAGCCCAATTTCATAACCGACGCCTTCTTCTGGCTCGAAGGATTTACCGCCGGCATCCAGGCCGTTGTTCGGTTTGAACGACGTTGACGCG encodes:
- a CDS encoding MerR family transcriptional regulator; amino-acid sequence: MKADLQDEPGEDIAQALQDGWLPIREVARQTGVNAVTLRAWERRYGLIVPQRTPKGHRLFSAEHVQRIHTILTWLNRGVPVSQVKGLIDSAQASPDTVENEWHALRQNLVNAISALAERRVDDAFNQAMALYPPRTLCEQLLLPLLQELEQRWQGQFGAQMERVFFLSWLRSKFGARIYHNNRQLQGAPLLLVNHSDLPLEPHVWLSAWLASSADCPVEVFDWPLPVGELALAVEHLQPRAVLLYSSKALQVSTLTKLLGGVDCPTLIAGPTVCIHQAELAVLTRETPELFVAEDPLSAHLILIQRGLL
- a CDS encoding DUF523 and DUF1722 domain-containing protein; this translates as MSSTGKPKIAISACLLGENVRFNGGHKQSLLCSQTLADYFDFVPLCPEVAIGLGIPREPIRLVGDPAQPQAVGTVRRELNVTQPLDEYGQQMALEHTDLCGYIFMQKSPSCGLERVKVYRENGTPVDGGGRGIYAQAFCARHPNLPVEEDGRLNDPVLRENFLTRVFVYASWQQLLAEGLTRHRLLAFHSRYKYLLMAHSPVHYKSLGHLLGSMGKDTRLDELAAGYFSELMTGLKKCATRGTHTNVLQHISGYLKQAISADDKQEMQTVIGQYRTGIVPLVVPLTLLKHHFRQHPDRYIAQQAYLQPHPENLSLRNAI
- a CDS encoding TIGR02450 family Trp-rich protein; the protein is MNRINPAKLLLSKWTAARPRNKEKHFLVTELFRDEEGTVREIELQAVMTRRAERLAWQTLQNAEDWRIGWK
- a CDS encoding NAD(P)/FAD-dependent oxidoreductase, coding for MTVPIAIIGTGIAGLSAARALRDAGHAVQLFDKSRGSGGRMSSKRSDAGALDMGAQYFTARDRRFVNEVQRWQSNGWAEQWKPQLYNFKSGQLTPSPDEQIRWVGTPRMSAITRALLDDLPVEFGCRITEVFQGKQHWNLLDADGGNHGPFSHVVIATPAPQATALLAAAPKLAGAAAGVKMDPTWAIALAFDKPLDTPMEGCFVQDSPLDWLARNRSKPGRDTTLDTWVLHATSAWSKAHLDLPKEAVIEHLHGAFAELLHSAMPAPSFSLAHRWLYARPSNAHEFGVLADADLGLYVCGDWCLSGRVEGAWLSGQEAARRLIEHLQ
- a CDS encoding TIGR01777 family oxidoreductase gives rise to the protein MHILLTGGTGLIGRQLCQRWLAQGHRLTVWSREPDTVAKWCGAQVLGVGRLQDVIGSVDAVVNLAGAPIADRPWTKKRKALLWSSRISLTETLLAWMEGQAQKPQVLISGSAVGWYGDGGERELTEASGPVQDDFPSQLCIAWEETALRAEAMGIRVVLVRTGLVLAAKGGFLSRLLLPFKLALGGPIGDGRQWMPWVHIKDQIALIDFLLHKADASGPYNACAPHPVRNREFAKTLGQVLHRPAFMPMPAFALKVGLGELSGLLLGGQKAVPERLLAAGFTFQFTELHAALEDLSSRL
- the hemH gene encoding ferrochelatase translates to MTDHALLLVNLGSPASTSVADVRSYLNQFLMDPYVIDLPWPVRRLLVSLILIKRPEQSAHAYASIWWDEGSPLVVLSRRLQQQMTAQWTQGPVELAMRYGEPSLETTLTRLAAQGIKKVTLAPLYPQFADSTVTTVVEEAKRVVRDKKLNVQFSILQPFYDQPEYLEALVASARPYVEQDYDHLLLSFHGLPERHLKKLDPTGGHCFKDANCCQNASPEVLATCYRAQCFSVAREFAARMGLPDGKWSVAFQSRLGRAKWIEPYTEARLEALAQQGVKKLLVMCPAFVADCIETLEEIGDRGLEQFREAGGEELVLVPCLNDDPQWAAALNTLCERAPLAL
- a CDS encoding DUF4198 domain-containing protein, whose amino-acid sequence is MQALKSLAVLGLLCASQVSAHGLWTEQRRGNIEVIYGHGAEDNAFKAEKISGAWAYDASAKMIPVTVERLADHARLKPLKSPAVLAVALDNGMWSQTPDKKWINQGRSHVPGAIASTQTFKYSLAIYQPGAKLPKLDQIKLLILPEVDPLTVGPGRSLPVRVLLDGKPAAGIKLVGDYRNAPNTLSTETGKDGRAQVLVRNEGLNVIAAQVEIPLKDNADVATRGLFSSLTFLGEPHHE